Part of the Pseudomonas sp. Leaf58 genome is shown below.
CGAAAAGGGCTTCCTGTTCCCTGAGCACACCTACTTCCACCGGGTGGAGCCGTTCGAGGGCGCCAACATCGAGCAGGCCGCACTGGAGTTCACCGGCATCAAGCTGGACCACCCGCTGCGCATGGCAGTCAGCGAGGAAAGCGCGCTGACCGACATCTTCCGTGGCGTACGCAAGGCGCTCAAGGCCAATGGCTGCAAGCGGGCGATCCTGGTCGGTCACAACAGCAGCTTCGACCTGGGTTTCCTCAATGCGGCGGTAATGCGCAACGACCTCAAGCGCAACCCGTTCCACCCATTCTCCAGCTTCGACACCGCTACCCTGGCGGGCCTGGCCTATGGTCAGACCGTACTGGCGCGGGCCTGCCAAAGCGCCGACATCGACTTTGACGGGCGTGAGGCGCACTCGGCGCGTTACGACACCGAGAAGACCGCCGAGCTGTTCTGCGGCATCGTCAACCGCTGGAAAGAGATGGGCGGCTGGCGCGATTTCAACGACTAGAAGCGGCAAGCGGCAAGCGGCAAGAAAAAGCAGACAGCATGCGCTCACTTTTTCTTGCAGCTTGAAGCCAAAAAAAACCGGCCACATGGGCCGGTTTTTTCATGCCCGCAGCAATTACAGCTTGCCAGCGTTCTCGCTCAGGTAGGCAGCAACACCTTCTGGCGAAGCGTTCATGCCTTTGTCGCCTTTTTTCCAGTTGGCAGGGCAGACTTCGCCGTGCTCTTCGTGGAACTGCAGGGCGTCGACCAGGCGCAGCAGCTCGTCCATGTTACGGCCCAGTGGCAGGTCGTTGACGATCTGCGAACGGACAACACCATTGGTGTCGATCAGGAAGGCGCCACGGAAGGCCACGCCACCTTCCGACTCAACGTCGTAGGCTTTGCAGATCTCGTGGGTCATGTCGGCAGCCAGGGTGTACTTCACCTGGCCGATACCGCCGTTGTTGACCGGGGTGTTACGCCAGGCGTTGTGGGTGAA
Proteins encoded:
- the rnt gene encoding ribonuclease T, with protein sequence MAERFRGYLPVVVDVETGGFNSATDALLEIAAVTIGMDEKGFLFPEHTYFHRVEPFEGANIEQAALEFTGIKLDHPLRMAVSEESALTDIFRGVRKALKANGCKRAILVGHNSSFDLGFLNAAVMRNDLKRNPFHPFSSFDTATLAGLAYGQTVLARACQSADIDFDGREAHSARYDTEKTAELFCGIVNRWKEMGGWRDFND
- a CDS encoding peroxiredoxin, whose amino-acid sequence is MSVLVGKKAPDFTVPAVLGNGEIVDSFNLASAIKGKYGLVFFYPLDFTFVCPSELIALDNRIPDFQARNVEVIGVSIDSHFTHNAWRNTPVNNGGIGQVKYTLAADMTHEICKAYDVESEGGVAFRGAFLIDTNGVVRSQIVNDLPLGRNMDELLRLVDALQFHEEHGEVCPANWKKGDKGMNASPEGVAAYLSENAGKL